Proteins from a genomic interval of Salmo trutta chromosome 39, fSalTru1.1, whole genome shotgun sequence:
- the LOC115179379 gene encoding atypical chemokine receptor 3, with translation MSLSVNELTELMEMWAELNFTGDNMSSHHVEALLCPAEFSHTAVLYTLSVLYIFIFLVGLAANTLVVWVNLRSERNRFETHLYILNLAVADLCVVATLPVWVSSLLQRGHWPFGEAVCKITHLVFSVNLFGSIFFLTCMSVDRYLSVALFGDGGNSHRKKVVRRVICILVWLLALAASIPDTYFLQAVKSTHSDATVCRPVYPTDNPREWMVGIQLSFIVMGFAIPFPVIAVFYLLLAGAIGNANPPGSSVNSNQERRISRKIILTYIVVFLVCWLPYHGVLLVDTLSLLNVLPFSCRLENFLYVSLHLTQCFSLIHCCINPVIYNFINRNYRYDLMKAFIFKYSTKTGLAKLIDASHVSETEYSAVAAVENNV, from the exons ATGAGTCTGAGTGTGAACGAGCTGACGGAGCTGATGGAGATGTGGGCGGAGCTTAACTTCACAGGGGACAACATGTCATCCCACCACGTAGAGGCTCTGCTGTGCCCGGCTGAGTTCAGCCACACGGCGGTGCTCTACACCCTCTCTGTCCTCTACATCTTCATCTTCCTGGTGGGCCTGGCCGCCAACACCCTGGTGGTGTGGGTCAACCTCCGCTCAGAGAGGAACCGCTTTGAGACCCACCTGTACATCCTCAACCTGGCTGTGGCTGACCTCTGTGTGGTGGCTACTCTCCCAGTCTGGGTCAGCTCGCTGCTACAGCGCGGCCACTGGCCCTTCGGCGAGGCCGTCTGTAagatcacccacctggtgttcaGCGTCAACCTCTTCGGGAGTATCTTCTTCCTCACCTGTATGAGCGTGGACCGCTACCTGTCCGTGGCGCTATTCGGAGACGGAGGGAACAGCCACAGGAAGAAGGTGGTGCGGAGGGTGATCTGTATCCTGGTTTGGCTGCTGGCGCTGGCCGCCTCCATCCCAGACACTTACTTTCTCCAGGCGGTCAAGTCCACACACTCTGACGCCACCGTGTGCCGGCCCGTCTACCCCACTGACAACCCCCGAGAGTGGATGGTGGGCATCCAGCTTAGCTTCATCGTCATGGGCTTCGCCATCCCGTTCCCGGTCATCGCCGTCTTCTACCTGTTATTAGCAGGCGCCATCGGCAACGCCAACCCGCCCGGCTCCAGCGTCAACTCAAACCAGGAGCGACGCATCAG ccGGAAGATCATCCTGACCTACATTGTGGTGTTCCTGGTCTGCTGGCTGCCCTACCACGGAGTCCTATTGGTCGACACTTTATCTCTCCTCAACGTCCTGCCCTTCAGCTGCAGGCTGGAGAACTTCCTGTATGTGTCCCTCCACCTGACCCAGTGCTTCAGCCTCATCCACTGCTGCATCAACCCCGTCATCTATAACTTCATCAACAGGAACTACCGTTACGACCTCATGAAGGCCTTCATCTTCAAGTATTCCACCAAGACGGGCCTGGCCAAGCTCATTGACGCATCACATGTGTCCGAGACGGAGTACTCGGCCGTGGCGGCGGTGGAGAATAACGTGTGA